The Zingiber officinale cultivar Zhangliang chromosome 2A, Zo_v1.1, whole genome shotgun sequence genomic sequence AGTAGTAGCTTTGACAGTAAGTATCGAAAGAAACACCATTTCATTCGTAAAACGGATGTCGGTTTGTCTATCTGTTTAATTGATTTCTGAATTTTATCAGGAAGCGGTCGCGATCGGTAGAACATTTGCCGCAATGAAGGATTACCAATTGGATGGAAACAAGGAAATGGTGGCACTAGGAACCATGAACGTGGTTGGCTCCATGACATCTTGCTATGTGTCTACCGGTATAGGATTGAACACATATAGTATCGTAACAAAAGAACCgccaaatttaaatttgaaatgaacataattttttttttcaatcttctTTTCAATTTTTCACAGGTTCCTTTTCGCGCTCAGCGGTGAATTTTATGGCTGGCTGCCAGACATCAGTTTCGAATGTGGTTATGTCGGTAGTAGTGATGCTAACCTTGCTGATCCTCACACCTCTCTTCAAATACACCCCGAATGCCATCCTTTCCGCCATCATAATCTCGGCCGTGATTGGTTTGATCGACTATGAGGCAGCATTTCTCATTTGGAAGGTAGACAAATTCGACTTCATTGCATGCGTCGGAGCTTTCTTCGGTGTCGTCTTCATTTCAGTTGAGATAGGCCTCTTAGTCGCGGTAAGAATCTACATATCGACCGGCTTCCAAAGAGGTTAATTTCTTTGTTACCAGCTAAACCAAGTTTATTGTTAGATCTCAATTTCACTTGCGAAGATCCTTCTGCAAGTGACAAGGCCAAGGACTGCTTTGTTAGGGAATATTCCCGGAACTAGTATATATCGAAATATCGAACAATATCCCGAGGCAACAAGGGTTCCAGGGGCTCTCATTGTGAGAGTTGATTCTGCTATTTACTTCACAAATTCAAATTATGCCAAAGAAAGGTACTTcattttagtttttgtatttttttttgccTCCAATTTTGGTGATCTCTTTGAGTTTCAATGTCGAACTACAGGATCCTTAGATGGTTGAGAGACGAAGAGGAGCAACTAAAAGAAAACCGTCTACCGAAAATCAATCTACTGATTGTCGACATGTCGCGTAATAAGCCACACACATCTCTCTAAATTGTTCTACTTTAGTTGGATCGAGTATAGTGACAATTCTTATTGATACTTACTACAGCTGTGACGGATATCGACACCAGTGGTATTCATGCCTTGGAAGAGTTGTATAGGAGCCTCAAAAAGCGCAAAGTCCAGGTTAACTATGTCTAGAGCTAGCTAAAGTATCGAAAACTCAAAGTTAGTGTTGAatgtagtgtttttttttttttattctttagcTTGTTCTTGCGAATCCCGGGCCGGCGGTGATCGAGAAGCTCCAATTGGCCAAGTTCATCGAGTTGATAGGGCAGGAGAAGATCTTCCTCACAGTCGGAGAAGCGGTGATGGCTTATGCACCGAACACCATCGAAGAGGCATGAATTCAAAGAGAAGAATGCGGGTACTAAGACGAGTTTTATGCGATTGTAGTTTGTTAAAATAGACTTAAAGGATCTTGATCGAAAGACTTATTAAAGTACGAAagctagaattttttttaagaaaataatacgTTTGGTTTgtctcattttcattttctgaaaaatgcatgttttttattttttagaaaatgacttttccgtgtttttcgttttcttaaaaaacactctctcattttcttaaaaataaacttGGAAAACGCAAACTAAACGcgttttccattttatcaaaaaataaaaatagaaaacaacatGAAAAACGTAAACCAAATGCCTCCTAAATTTCTATTCTAGGAGTGATAAACTCATACCAACTAGTTAAGATTTTtcttattagttttttttttttgtataatagAATAATAAATTATAGAAGAGATTCTTATCcaataaattaatagaaaaatctaaaaaaaaaataatacgaacaaaaacaacaaaaatcTGGAAGCTACAATAATGCACTTATGGTTGTCTTTACATTGTGGACTAAAGTTTTACTCAATTTGCAACAAAATAATGGATTGAAAAAAACATTTTTATTACGTGAACTCTGTATATcgttttcttgtattttttttattatatgttcTAATAGAACATTATATAGCTGGAagcatatcatttttttttatcatattgtAATAATATAAGATGATAAATAAAAGGAATAAGTTGTCGGTGGAATAAAATTtaatcttattttaatttttgaaatatatcCTGATACGGCTATAAAAGTGGACCCTAAAACAGTGTTGGAAGAAATAATACATTGTCTAGATTTTTTTTTGGAGCTTAGTTAAATAGCTTGTCAATAGGACCGATTTTTGCTAATTACTGAGTGTAGACCGAGTTCTGTATTCAAGTAGCAATGTCCGAGCAGACTTAATGGTCGGACGGACAAATAATAGATTGACCGATCGGGAAGAGTGCAGAGTGGCCGACCAGGCAGTTAGGCTGAGCGGGTGAGCGACCAACCCCGCGCCCGAGTCGTACAACAGAGAGGCCAACCGAACTAGAGGTCGGTCGGGAGAGTAGACAGGCCGAGCTATAGGTTAGTCGGGAAATAAGACAGGCCGAGCTAGAGGCCAGTCGGGCAATCAGACATGCCGATCGATAGGCTGGTCGGGCGAAGCAGACAGACAGGCCAAGTGAGCGATGCCGGTCGGGTGAGCTGGTGCCGGCCGAGCAATGATGTTGAGCGTGCGAGCGGAGAGGCTAATCGAGCAGACGAGGAGCCCGATCAGGCAGACAAAGAAGTCGACCGAGCGGATGAGGAGACCGACTAGGAGAGCGGATGCAGAGATTGAgcgagctgaccgaggcctgcgattgACACAGTTTtcttgaaatagattcgccccacctctggtagtgcttcgaggtttactGGGGTCTTCTGTTTCTAGGATACAACGGTTAACCGTgattccaccaagcactggtggtcatagCGAACTGAATGGTACCTAACTGCTATCACGTGCACTccgccgagcaggagttgcacgacagaggaagAGGGAACGCAGGCGAAGAGCTTCTGCTACTTTTCAGTGTGTCTGTAAACATATGATCACAAccttcttatataggagctcagatcaatggCTGCGTTAATGatcgattaatgaccattacttgCCGAGCAGTGAAATGTCCATCGTTTCACTCGTTATCAATCAACCGTTtcgattctgcattaatctcgaatttaatgcatctgttacatAGCAGCAAACGATGTACATGGTAAAATgttagttgttccacttgggtaaattttgccCCGATCGGTCCGGCATTCGGCTCGCGCAGGTTatgcccgcacacgagtcaacatggttcaatgCAATCCGAGCCTTAGATTTACACACCCCTCGCGGCCTCGCCCTCCgggcacccacgcgtgagagagagtctccccatgtatttgttcacatcctcaatgcatatgaatcaatataaaccaaccaatatgcCAAGAAACTCCTAATGTGagactaaaatctcattcacaatggaacttTTATCCTTTTCCATCTCTTTTCCATTCACATATATTCAACAAACAGGTCATAAGGTGAAAGACCGACTAGCATGGCAATCAAAGTTAAGAAGTGGTCAATCTTCAGAGTCACCAATTGAGCTAGGGACACACCCGAATGGGCCATAAGGAGACCCTCGAGTGGCTGGTCGAACCTTGGGGTGGCCCGTTCAAGTCTTGGATGGTTGATCGGATGGTCGATCGGGCTTCAAGACTTTAGGGTGTAATAATCAGGGGAAAACCTAGCCAATCGGGCCTTCCGACCAGCCGATCAAACTTACGGCCCGATTAGGCATATGACGTCCTTAATGCGAGCTAAAGGGCCGAATGAAGACCGACTCACTTAGCCCGTCCGACAAGCCTAAGCGGGTGACGTTCTTGAGTAATGGTCGGCCGGTCTAGTGTGGCCCCAAGGACCAATGGCTTTGTACTCTCTTTTGGAAGTTTGTTTCATGAGAGACAAGGAATATCTTGCAAATAAATCGCGCCTTCGAAGTTTCCATCGTATCATATCACAGGGATTTATGGATCTCTTTAAGGAAAGATGTCAAAATCACTTTATGATCTATTCTTTCTTAGGAGTGCTTTGAAAAATGCGCAAATATTTTGAGATATGTGCATAGATATAACAGTGACACTATAAGAAGGGGTCTTCATCTATAGGCAATGATATGTGATATTCTATAATTTTACACGCTTATTTGCTACTATTCGTCTTCATTATTTCCTCTTCACAAAttgatcactaacttgagcgtcagatgaTCAACATCGAAGACCCCTTTCCTGGTCCGTCACTAATACTCTCTATATTATAGGATAGTACCGAATCTTAATTTAGTCAACGATAAAGTCACATTTTTCAACTAACCATTTTCATTACTTTCAGAAAGGATCCTATTCTATATTTAAAAATCAAATGATATTCTAGACTTATTTTATAAACTATAAAATagatataatatttaaaattataaagtagggaaagaaataaataaataagaataaaaatcaaagagtcaatattatcataaaaacactcatatttattaatcaaaagtattttatttattttagtgttaattaaattaaaattaaacgatAAATTgtcttaaaaatttcaaacataaTTTAAACTTTATCTTtcgtttatatataaaaaaatatttatttttactccctaattaaatataatggatatcaatttatttaattatatttatttttatatgtaCGAAAAATCTAAAAggagttataatttttttttatattcagtatcatttaaaaaaatagtatATTAATTAATATGATTCTCAGATTCTAATTAAATGTATtaaatttaagaagaattatatgtTATTTTAGATTAtctaattatttttcaattttttatatgTACATACAAATTAGTATGTATTGAACCGAGTGTGGGAGCATGACTTCATGTCTTGTTATCGGGAGTTTTGAAtaattttcctttaattaaaattattattcaaCGGTTTTAACTAAAGCGTATTGTTTTAGATTTTCACCCAAGAAATAAATTATGGCAAAAAGATAAAGGAATCTTCCTCTCACTTCCCCATTTTCCCAAGCAGTCGACCGACCAGTGGTCCAGCTCTCTCCCCAGCCCACATCCACCAGCCCACCGCCGTCGCCGCTACCTGCACTCATCATTCCGACAGGTCACCTCCATCTACAAGACCCTCCCATTTTCTCCATTCCACACTGCACTTCTCCTTTCCGATCAAATCCCCCCTCCAGTTGCAACCTCTCCACAAAAAAAATGTCATTTTCCCTGCCCCTCCTGCTCCTCCTCTGCTTCAACTCCGGCGTTCACGTCAGCCAAGCTGCTCCTCCCGTTGCCGCTCCATCGCCCTCCCTCGACTGCTCCTCCGAGGTCATCAACCTCATTGGCTGCCTCTCCTTCGTCTCCAACGGCAGCACCGCTGCCAAGCCGGACGCCCAGTGCTGCTCCGGCCTCAGAAAGGTGATCAAGGAGGCCGCCTCCTGCCTCTGCTACCTATCCAGCCAAGGCCAAGCCTTCAATGTCAACGTCACCAAGGCCCTCACCCTGCCCTCCGCCTGCGGCGTCTCCACCCCTTCAGCTTCCAACTGCAACAGTATGCTCTTCTCCCTTACTCAAAACTCCTCCTTTTCCCCCCCATATTTGTAgctttctcctcctcctcttcctccttcttcttcttgttcatgTTGAGAGAGTTGTGTATTGGGTTTTGCTTTGCAGTTTCCATTGCCGGTGCACCTGGCGCTGCTCCTGGTAAGTTACAATGCTCGAGGTCATATTTTACAGAAAATTTCCATTAATTTTCCTCCATTTTTCCcgctttctcctcttcttcctcctccttgttCATGTTGAGAGAGTTGTGTTTTGGGGTTTGCTTTGCAGTTTCCATTGCCGGTGCTCCTGCTGGTGCTCCAGGTATGTTACTCAATTACAATGCCTGAGATCATATTTGAAAGTAAATTTCCATTATTTTTTTCCCTGAGATTGAGCAGAAAAACTTGTTTCTTGGAATTGTGTGAGTGATAGATAGCTAATCACTAAGAAGTAGAGTAATTGGAGTAGCTAGTGTATTTGAAACCAGACTCGTGCAGACTGGTTAAGTGGCTTGATCTCGAGCTACTGGTGCAGACTTTTGCACTGAGTCGAACCCCGAATGAATGAAACGGTTAAGTCGATTGAATTGGATAGCCTTTATGCCAAGGACTATGGAGTAAGAGGCATCGTCTTGGAGTAGCAAATGGCTTGTTGGGTCTTTTTCTTAACCAAGGGGCAAAGGACATGTGCCTGCCCTACAAAataagttgtttttttttatggaaaGATAAATGTAGATATAAAAGAGGCAAAGTGTACAAAGTTGGCCAAGGATAGCTACTCATGTCTGATAAAGTAACAAATCTGAGTAGATCCCAAGACTGGTTGACATGTAcatgtatttttctaaaaaatcagctTGACATTGAAATTCACACCCTCAAACATGTTTCGGTTCCTTACCGTCCATACATAGTGGATCATGGATGACATAGCAAGGTATTGAGCCTTCATCGAGCTATTGGTCTCTCGATAGTACTTCTTGAAGACTCTGAGCATTCGCCAATATGTGAACATCTCATGATAATTCTCCTCCACAACTCCCTAATTGGTTGACATCTAAAAAAACATGCTCCTATGTTTCCACCACCAATCTGCAGAAGGTGCACCTCCTGCCCTCAAGGTACTCCTACCTGTCTCTAGTGGGCAGCATCCTGTGTGTCAGTATCCATAATGTATGGCTTGGTTGCAGATAGCTCTTTCAGATAGTGCTCACCCATGCCTTCCTCATGCCCACATCCCTTAAGTGGTCATGAGCTTTTTGCACTCCCCCTTCCCTTGGTTGAACCATGATGCCAACTTCTTTGCTGGAGCTTCTGAGGTGCTAACTGTAGTCAAAATGTTGTCCCTAAGCTGTAGTAACTTCTTGATCAGCGGAGAGTCCATGTACTTGGTTTGTCATTCCCATATATCCACATGCATGAGGTAAGTGTGATGAACCCATCTGATCCATAGTGTGTCCTGCTTCTCTTGAATTCGCCATAGTACCTTGGCTGAGAACACAAGATTCAATGCTTTCAAATCCCTCAATCTTAGACCTCCCAGTTGTTCAATCATTTGATAACCAGAGTCATTCTTTGATAAATGATCACTATGAGTCAGACTCAATAGAATTTGATCaatccttttttcttttttggaCGTTAAGGTGGAGAACTGAACCAAGAATTCTCTTTCTTCATCATCAACCAAATCACTGTTCGCGACCCAGGATTTTATTTTCTCATCAATCCAATCACCGTTCACCCCTTTTCTCCGCCTTGGGTTTGCACAACTTTGCCCATGCTATTAGAGGGTGCTTGATTGCCCACATGTAACCCTTCAAGAGGCTATAGATATGGTCAATAACACTGCATGACAGCGACAGAATGGACTTCCAAAAGCACTCTACTTCCTGCCGCACTGAGGTGATAAGTTGTTCTTTTCCTGCATATGATAGGGTGTTCTTTGGCCCAGAAAGAATCCTTGGGTGGGATGTAATATGCTATCCGTAACTTTGCTGAGGTCAAGGGGGTCCCAAAGTATCTAAAAGGTATGTTGCCTTACTAAAAGCTCGTGATGGTCAAAATTCGGCTTTTCCACTCTTGCCATGTAGATACAGGATTTTACTAGATTTGCATAAAGGTTGGTCATTTCTCCAAATGATGCCAAGCATGTGGCCAAGATGGTGACTGAAGGTATATGTCCTCTGGCTAGCAGTAACAGATCGTCTGCATAAGCTAAGTGGGCAATTCTGAGATGCTCACACTTTGAGTGAGAGTGAAAATCAGACAGTATGGTGTGTTATTGTAGTAGTCATGTTATATACTCCATCAGATGCCAAAAGATAGACAGATAATGGGCCCCCTTGCCTAAGACCTTTGGTTTCTCAAAAATACCCATAAATGCCACTGATTCTGTTTGAAAACTGAAGAGATGACGTGCTGACAACGATGGCTTGGTTGTTGACTGGGAGAAGACTTTTTACTCCATGGAGAGGCTTCCTTTCAATCTTGCGTACACTGAGACAAGGGGAGTCCTTGGCGAAggtccttcgacgctcaagttagaataaATTCCGGACGGGTGAATGAAGAACAGTAGAGAACGTGCATGTGAGCGTACGCTTGAGATGTTCAGAGAGCAGACCTTGCCAACAGAGAGAACCctttttatataccacctctcataacctccgtaatcatgatGTGGCGAAGAATGTCAGACGTTGTCGAGTTACGGAAAGGGTACAATCTGTGCAATAATTTTCTGAGGAATCTTCCCTTATCCACATgtgtacctcctttgtcgtttatATCTTATGCCATTGACAAGGTGATTAAAGGAATATGTTGTTATATGTGGTCAGCTGATGAGAAACATAATAATCCTTGAAGAAAGttccagaagaatattctctgacatattGTTGTTATTCTGATAGGTTGTTAGGATTCTCTCCTCATATTTTCTATTGAGTATATATCTTGGTCGGCCGTCTTTATGCATGTCCTTACATTAAATTGCTTGGTCAAGTGCTGCATGGTGTTAGCCATCCATTCGGAGAATAATATAATACCTTGGACATGTTGGAAGTCTATTTGAGAAGCAATATAATAACCTGTGCATGCTGGAAATCCATTTGATAACTTGTGTGTGTTGGGAATCCATCCGGGCAGCAATATGAAGCTAAGTGCCTTACGTCCGATCGGCCTTTTGTCCGACCGTAGAGAAATGAAGCTGCCCAGAGAAATGAAGCTGTGTTATGAGAGGTTTGATCGATACTTTAAGCCGAAGTGCCTTAGGCTCGGTCGGCCTTTTGTTCGGCCGAGTGTATAATAATTTGTAGGTAAAGTGAAC encodes the following:
- the LOC122041283 gene encoding non-specific lipid transfer protein GPI-anchored 31-like translates to MSFSLPLLLLLCFNSGVHVSQAAPPVAAPSPSLDCSSEVINLIGCLSFVSNGSTAAKPDAQCCSGLRKVIKEAASCLCYLSSQGQAFNVNVTKALTLPSACGVSTPSASNCNISIAGAPGAAPVSIAGAPAGAPALPPSRGAPSSVSTGVPSSSPTNSTAAALPAPSFEFLSCFAVFLWLYYQSH